A genomic region of Chloracidobacterium sp. contains the following coding sequences:
- a CDS encoding type II toxin-antitoxin system HigB family toxin, with the protein MHVITRKRLNGFAARYPETNNALAAWYRLMKQSSFSSIEEIREVFPTADKVGKLTVFNIGGNKVRLVAAIHYNRKKIYIRAVLTHAEYDHGRWKE; encoded by the coding sequence ATGCATGTCATAACGAGGAAGCGGCTGAACGGATTTGCGGCGAGATATCCGGAAACAAACAATGCCCTTGCCGCTTGGTATCGGCTGATGAAGCAAAGTAGTTTTTCGTCCATCGAGGAAATTCGCGAGGTTTTCCCGACGGCCGACAAGGTCGGAAAGCTTACGGTCTTCAATATCGGCGGAAACAAAGTAAGACTAGTAGCCGCGATACACTATAATCGTAAGAAGATCTATATTCGGGCTGTCCTGACGCACGCCGAATACGATCATGGGCGATGGAAGGAGTAG
- the hppD gene encoding 4-hydroxyphenylpyruvate dioxygenase produces the protein MITETNTAVNTEVKNPLGLKKIHHVEFYVGNAKQAEFYYRKAFGFSRAAYSGLETGNRATTSYLLRQGNVNFVLTAPMGPEHPAAEHLKQHGDGVKDIAFYVEDADHAFNEAVKRGATPVIEPHDWKDENGSVRKAAIATYGDTIHSFISYGVSSPTVRDGAANGRSSNGHGSTYTGPFLPGFVSQEVEGDGVGLMLVDHIVGNVELGKMNVWADFYRDVMGFFRYITFDDKDISTEYSALMSIVMSDGQHNIKFPINEPAEGKGGKSQIQEYIDFYRSAGAQHVALLCRDIRHTVGMLQDNGVEFLRVPDEYYEELPNRVGDIDENVDDLKRLGILVDRDDEGYLLQIFTKPVEDRPTVFYEILQRKGCKGFGKGNFKALFVSIEEEQRRRGNL, from the coding sequence ATGATCACAGAAACAAACACAGCAGTTAATACCGAGGTCAAGAATCCGCTTGGCCTGAAGAAGATCCACCACGTCGAGTTTTACGTCGGTAACGCCAAGCAGGCGGAGTTTTATTACCGCAAGGCTTTCGGGTTTTCGCGCGCTGCGTACAGCGGGCTCGAGACGGGGAATCGCGCAACGACGAGTTATCTGTTGCGGCAGGGCAATGTGAATTTTGTGCTGACTGCGCCGATGGGGCCTGAGCATCCGGCGGCCGAGCATTTGAAGCAACACGGCGACGGCGTAAAGGACATCGCGTTCTATGTCGAGGATGCCGATCACGCGTTCAATGAGGCTGTCAAACGCGGGGCCACGCCCGTCATCGAGCCTCACGACTGGAAGGACGAGAACGGCAGCGTCCGCAAGGCCGCGATCGCGACCTACGGCGACACGATCCACTCGTTCATCTCGTATGGTGTCAGTAGCCCGACCGTGAGGGATGGCGCCGCTAACGGCCGCTCAAGCAACGGACATGGAAGTACATACACCGGCCCATTCCTGCCCGGCTTTGTCTCGCAAGAAGTCGAGGGCGACGGTGTAGGACTGATGCTCGTCGATCACATCGTTGGCAACGTCGAGCTCGGCAAGATGAACGTGTGGGCAGATTTCTACCGCGACGTGATGGGCTTTTTCCGCTATATCACCTTTGACGACAAAGACATCTCGACCGAGTATTCCGCCCTGATGTCGATCGTGATGAGCGACGGCCAGCACAACATAAAGTTCCCGATAAACGAGCCCGCCGAGGGCAAGGGCGGCAAATCGCAGATCCAGGAATACATTGATTTCTACCGCTCCGCCGGTGCCCAGCACGTCGCCCTGCTGTGCCGCGACATTCGCCATACGGTCGGCATGCTGCAGGATAATGGCGTCGAATTCCTCCGCGTGCCTGACGAGTATTACGAAGAGCTGCCAAACCGCGTAGGCGACATTGACGAGAACGTCGACGACCTCAAACGTCTCGGCATTCTCGTTGACCGCGACGACGAAGGCTATCTGCTCCAGATCTTTACAAAACCGGTTGAAGACCGCCCGACCGTTTTCTATGAAATTCTCCAGCGCAAAGGCTGCAAAGGCTTTGGCAAGGGCAACTTCAAGGCGTTGTTCGTCTCGATTGAAGAAGAGCAACGCCGCCGCGGAAATCTGTAG